Proteins encoded within one genomic window of Pigmentiphaga sp. H8:
- a CDS encoding tripartite tricarboxylate transporter substrate binding protein, producing the protein MNAQARAWILGIALAAASGSAHAWPDKPVTMVVPFPPGGATDSVARAVANKLQERLRQSFVVENKAGATGTIGAAQVARATPDGYTLMVTSLAPLVVAEHLMKDLPYAPAKDFTYLTVAVQAPNVLVVSPALAPKVGNVQDVLALLRSRPGAVSFATSGAGSSDHLTAELFWQKTGTKGLHVPYKGGAPAIADLLGNQVDMSFQNVNAVLPHIKAGKLKAIAVTGNTRSRVLPDVPTFAEAAVPGLVVYSWQAIVAPKGLPADLRNQISAALTEAIRDPAASKPFTDVGLEVVANSSDEFTRFQRQESTRWKEVIETGNISIQ; encoded by the coding sequence ATGAACGCCCAAGCACGTGCATGGATACTCGGAATAGCCCTCGCGGCCGCCTCCGGCAGCGCTCACGCCTGGCCCGACAAGCCGGTGACGATGGTGGTCCCCTTCCCTCCGGGCGGCGCGACGGACTCGGTGGCGCGCGCCGTCGCCAACAAGCTGCAGGAGCGGCTCAGGCAATCCTTCGTGGTCGAGAACAAGGCCGGCGCCACCGGCACCATAGGCGCCGCGCAGGTCGCCCGCGCGACACCGGACGGCTACACGCTGATGGTCACGTCGCTGGCGCCGCTGGTCGTCGCGGAACACCTGATGAAGGACCTGCCCTACGCCCCAGCCAAGGACTTCACCTACCTCACCGTCGCGGTGCAGGCCCCCAATGTGCTGGTGGTCAGCCCCGCGCTGGCGCCCAAGGTGGGCAACGTCCAGGACGTCCTCGCGCTGCTCCGGTCCCGGCCGGGGGCCGTCAGTTTCGCCACATCGGGCGCGGGTTCGTCCGACCACCTGACCGCCGAGCTGTTCTGGCAGAAAACCGGCACGAAGGGGCTGCACGTGCCCTACAAGGGCGGCGCTCCCGCCATCGCCGACCTGCTGGGCAACCAGGTCGACATGTCGTTCCAGAACGTCAACGCCGTCCTGCCGCACATCAAGGCCGGCAAGCTCAAGGCCATCGCCGTCACGGGCAACACCCGCTCGCGGGTGCTGCCCGACGTGCCCACCTTCGCCGAAGCCGCGGTGCCCGGCCTGGTGGTCTATTCCTGGCAGGCCATCGTCGCGCCCAAGGGATTGCCGGCCGACCTGCGCAACCAGATATCGGCGGCGCTGACGGAAGCCATCAGGGATCCCGCGGCCAGCAAGCCCTTCACCGACGTCGGCCTGGAAGTCGTGGCGAACTCGAGCGACGAATTCACGCGCTTCCAGCGGCAGGAAAGCACGCGCTGGAAGGAAGTGATCGAGACCGGAAACATCTCCATCCAGTAA
- a CDS encoding LacI family DNA-binding transcriptional regulator, producing MREVAKAAGVSMITVSRAINTPQQVSPATLEKVNAAIAALGYVPNLMAGALRLSRSHLVTALVPSVAGSLFAGMLAALTESLDARGYQLMVGQSGYDVPREDALLRAIIGRRPDGIVLTGVMHSPQGRQLLQASGIPVVETWDTTATPIDMLLSVSHEEIGAAVSRYLFEAGKTRQAVLSGDDERARLRAASYVRTALELGLPEPVVLYLPAPTTHAQGREGLRALQRTGKGIDGIFCTSDLMAAGVVTEATVQGVDVPGQLAVVGFGDMDIAASMSPSITSVHVDGAAIGARAAEMIAARASGQRPAAPVVEIGFSIVARESA from the coding sequence GTGCGTGAGGTGGCGAAGGCGGCCGGCGTCTCGATGATCACGGTGTCGCGCGCCATCAATACCCCGCAGCAGGTTTCCCCCGCCACGCTGGAGAAGGTCAATGCCGCCATCGCGGCGCTGGGCTATGTTCCCAACCTGATGGCGGGCGCGCTGCGGCTGTCGCGCAGCCATCTGGTGACGGCGCTCGTGCCGTCGGTGGCGGGATCCCTGTTCGCGGGCATGCTGGCGGCCTTGACCGAGTCGCTCGATGCCCGGGGCTACCAGCTCATGGTCGGGCAGAGCGGCTACGACGTGCCGCGCGAGGACGCGCTGCTGCGGGCCATCATCGGCCGCCGCCCCGACGGCATTGTGCTGACCGGCGTGATGCACTCGCCGCAGGGGCGCCAGTTGCTCCAGGCATCCGGCATCCCCGTGGTCGAGACCTGGGACACCACGGCCACGCCCATCGACATGCTGCTGAGCGTGTCGCACGAAGAGATCGGGGCGGCCGTCAGCCGCTATCTGTTCGAGGCGGGCAAGACCCGCCAGGCCGTGCTGAGCGGGGACGACGAGCGGGCCAGACTGCGCGCCGCGAGCTACGTGCGCACGGCGCTCGAACTGGGGCTGCCCGAGCCGGTGGTGCTGTATCTGCCGGCGCCGACCACGCACGCGCAGGGACGCGAGGGCCTGCGCGCGTTGCAGCGCACGGGCAAGGGCATCGACGGTATCTTTTGCACTTCCGACCTCATGGCGGCGGGCGTCGTCACCGAAGCCACGGTGCAGGGCGTGGACGTGCCCGGGCAACTGGCGGTGGTCGGCTTCGGCGACATGGACATCGCCGCGTCGATGTCGCCTTCCATCACCTCGGTGCACGTGGATGGGGCCGCGATCGGCGCCCGGGCCGCGGAAATGATCGCGGCCCGGGCCAGCGGACAACGGCCGGCCGCCCCCGTCGTCGAGATCGGGTTCAGCATCGTGGCGCGCGAGAGCGCCTGA
- a CDS encoding DUF4382 domain-containing protein, translated as MLVLGCAGALGLAACGGGDGSSAPAQGTLQVSMTDAPACGFDHVFVTVSKIRVNGNPNVDDNGSGWVDIPVTPVRRIDLLSLTNGVMSTLGKTALPAGDYQQIRLVLQANAGKPYANAVVQTGGSGDEIALTTPSASQSGYKIIRPFTVAPDTLTDLVLDFDACKSVVARGNGGFNLKPVVTAIPIVVSGKVVGYAPAGSRVYAERGGEVVKGTVATSEGAFTLSPIEQSSTTGNVDVVVVPPASAARGVGIIRSVPVVAGASTTVSTATAPIAPPPSAFNTVSGTVTPLSAEASLRALQTTGGAKFEVASTFASLTTGAYAMSLPAAAPVAGTYQTTLPIPLVPDATAAGRYTIEATTSTGTVKSSSVDIGTGPATRDFAF; from the coding sequence ATGCTGGTTCTGGGATGTGCGGGGGCATTGGGATTGGCGGCATGCGGGGGAGGTGACGGTTCGTCCGCTCCCGCCCAGGGCACGCTGCAAGTTTCGATGACCGATGCGCCCGCCTGTGGCTTCGATCATGTCTTCGTAACCGTCAGTAAGATCCGTGTGAACGGCAATCCGAATGTCGACGACAACGGCTCGGGCTGGGTCGATATCCCGGTCACGCCGGTCCGGCGGATCGACCTTCTTTCGCTGACCAACGGCGTCATGTCCACGCTGGGCAAGACGGCGCTGCCGGCGGGGGACTATCAGCAGATCCGCCTGGTGTTGCAGGCCAACGCCGGCAAGCCCTATGCCAATGCGGTGGTGCAGACCGGCGGCAGCGGGGACGAGATCGCGCTGACCACGCCCAGCGCCTCGCAAAGCGGCTACAAGATCATCCGGCCGTTCACTGTCGCCCCGGATACGCTGACCGACCTCGTGCTGGACTTCGACGCCTGTAAGTCCGTCGTCGCGCGCGGCAACGGCGGTTTCAATCTCAAGCCGGTGGTAACCGCGATCCCCATCGTGGTGAGCGGCAAGGTGGTCGGCTATGCGCCGGCCGGTTCGCGGGTCTACGCCGAGCGCGGCGGCGAGGTGGTCAAGGGCACCGTGGCCACCAGCGAAGGCGCGTTCACGCTGTCCCCCATCGAGCAGAGCAGCACGACCGGCAACGTCGACGTCGTGGTGGTGCCGCCGGCATCGGCCGCGCGCGGCGTGGGCATCATCCGCTCGGTGCCGGTGGTGGCGGGAGCCAGCACGACGGTATCCACGGCGACGGCGCCTATCGCTCCGCCGCCGTCGGCCTTCAACACCGTGTCGGGAACCGTGACGCCGTTGAGCGCCGAAGCGTCGCTGCGCGCCTTGCAGACGACGGGCGGGGCGAAGTTCGAAGTGGCCTCCACGTTCGCCAGCCTGACGACCGGCGCCTACGCCATGAGCCTGCCCGCCGCCGCGCCGGTGGCCGGCACCTACCAGACCACGCTGCCCATTCCCCTGGTGCCGGATGCGACCGCGGCGGGGCGCTACACGATAGAGGCCACGACCTCGACGGGCACCGTGAAGTCCTCGTCCGTCGATATCGGTACGGGACCGGCAACGCGGGACTTCGCGTTCTGA
- a CDS encoding alkene reductase — protein sequence MTTLYDPITVGDLQLANRIVMAPLTRNRSPRAVPLPVTATYYSQRASAGLLITEATAISHQGQGYADVPGLYSEEQLAGWRRVTDAVHAAGGKIVVQLWHVGRISHTSLQPDGGAPVAPSAIRANAKTYLVGPDGGGFAPTSEPRALRLDELPGIVADYRRAARAAIEAGFDGVELHAANGYLIDQFLRSGSNHRDDAYGGSIENRARLLTEVLDAITDEIGAGRTGIRISPVTPANDASDPEPQPLFDYVVRKLAGYGLAYVHIIEGATGGARDYRQGAAPFDYAALKAAYAQAGGRGAWMTNNGYDRATAEQAVQSGAADLVAFGKLFIANPDLVRRLREQAPLNAPDNTTFYGGTEKGYIDYPALA from the coding sequence ATGACAACGCTGTACGACCCCATCACCGTCGGCGATCTCCAGCTCGCCAACCGCATCGTCATGGCCCCGCTGACCCGCAACCGGTCGCCGCGCGCCGTTCCCCTGCCCGTCACGGCCACCTATTACAGTCAGCGCGCCAGCGCCGGCCTGCTGATCACGGAAGCCACCGCCATCAGCCACCAGGGCCAGGGCTATGCCGACGTGCCCGGGCTGTATTCGGAAGAACAACTGGCCGGCTGGCGGCGCGTGACCGACGCGGTCCACGCCGCGGGCGGCAAGATCGTCGTCCAGCTCTGGCACGTGGGCCGGATCTCGCACACCTCGCTGCAACCGGACGGCGGCGCGCCGGTGGCGCCCTCGGCCATCCGGGCCAACGCCAAGACCTACCTGGTCGGACCGGACGGAGGCGGCTTCGCCCCGACCTCCGAGCCTCGCGCGCTGCGGCTCGATGAATTGCCCGGCATCGTCGCCGACTACCGGCGCGCCGCCCGCGCCGCCATCGAGGCCGGCTTCGACGGCGTCGAACTGCACGCCGCCAACGGCTACCTGATCGACCAGTTCCTGCGTTCGGGCAGCAACCACCGCGACGATGCCTACGGCGGCTCCATCGAGAACCGGGCGCGCCTGCTGACCGAAGTGCTGGATGCCATCACCGACGAGATCGGGGCCGGCCGCACCGGTATCCGCATCTCGCCCGTCACGCCGGCCAACGATGCCTCGGACCCCGAACCCCAGCCCCTGTTCGACTACGTGGTGCGCAAGCTGGCCGGCTACGGGCTGGCCTACGTCCACATCATCGAGGGGGCGACGGGCGGTGCCCGCGATTACCGCCAGGGCGCTGCCCCGTTCGACTACGCCGCGCTGAAAGCGGCCTACGCCCAGGCCGGCGGCAGGGGCGCCTGGATGACCAACAACGGCTACGACCGCGCAACCGCCGAGCAAGCGGTCCAAAGCGGGGCCGCGGATCTCGTGGCCTTCGGCAAGCTGTTCATCGCCAATCCGGACCTGGTGCGCCGCCTGCGCGAACAGGCACCGCTGAACGCGCCGGACAACACCACGTTCTACGGCGGTACGGAAAAGGGGTACATCGACTACCCCGCGCTGGCCTGA
- a CDS encoding HPP family protein → MSDRSPSSRVSAPRPGFSIATLRAWLASFRPGRMRINGRERLRIVLGALAGVLLAAWASRMAAGGLGSAAWMVAPLGASAVLVFALPASPLAQPWSVVGGNTLSALVGIICVNVIGDPVLAAALAVGGAIVVMLSLRCLHPPGGAAALTAVLAQAADYRYALFPVLANSVLLIMAGLAYNSLTGRRYPHAQAKPVPGPRSRFTAADLDAALAHYNQVLDVSPDDLENLLHHAEMAAYRRSLGELRCRDIMTRTPLSAVQDMPLKEAWALMRQHRIKALPVIDQARGVVGIVTVADFMRQLEMDRPEGWGGRLRALVGLAPGAGGRPRVISQIMTRHVRVVSASRYVIELIPLFADGGHHHIPVIDEERTLAGIITQTDLVKALSRAIGAGREA, encoded by the coding sequence ATGTCCGATCGCTCCCCTTCCTCCCGGGTTTCCGCGCCGCGGCCGGGTTTCTCCATTGCCACCCTGCGCGCCTGGCTGGCGTCCTTCCGGCCGGGCCGCATGCGCATCAATGGACGCGAGCGCCTGCGCATCGTCCTGGGCGCGCTGGCAGGGGTCCTGCTGGCCGCCTGGGCGAGCCGGATGGCCGCCGGCGGCCTGGGGAGCGCCGCCTGGATGGTCGCTCCGCTGGGCGCCAGCGCGGTGCTGGTGTTCGCCTTGCCGGCCAGCCCGCTGGCCCAGCCATGGTCGGTCGTCGGCGGCAACACGCTGTCGGCGCTGGTGGGCATCATCTGCGTCAACGTGATCGGCGATCCCGTCCTGGCGGCCGCGCTGGCGGTGGGCGGCGCCATCGTGGTGATGCTGTCGCTGCGCTGCCTGCATCCCCCGGGCGGCGCAGCCGCCCTGACCGCGGTGCTGGCCCAGGCCGCCGACTACCGCTACGCGCTGTTCCCGGTGCTGGCCAATTCGGTACTGCTGATCATGGCCGGCCTGGCCTACAACAGCCTGACCGGCCGCCGCTATCCCCATGCCCAGGCCAAGCCCGTGCCCGGCCCCCGGTCCCGCTTCACGGCGGCCGACCTGGATGCCGCGCTGGCGCACTACAACCAGGTGCTGGACGTCAGCCCCGACGACCTGGAGAACCTGCTGCACCATGCGGAAATGGCCGCCTACCGGCGCAGCCTGGGCGAGTTGCGCTGCCGCGACATCATGACGCGCACGCCGCTCAGCGCCGTGCAGGACATGCCGCTCAAGGAGGCCTGGGCCTTGATGCGCCAGCATCGCATCAAGGCGCTGCCGGTGATCGACCAGGCCCGCGGCGTGGTGGGCATCGTGACGGTGGCCGATTTCATGCGGCAGCTGGAGATGGACCGGCCGGAAGGGTGGGGCGGGCGGCTGCGCGCGCTGGTCGGCCTGGCGCCGGGCGCGGGTGGGCGTCCCCGGGTCATTTCGCAGATCATGACCCGGCATGTCCGGGTGGTCAGCGCCAGCCGCTACGTGATCGAGCTGATCCCGCTGTTCGCCGACGGCGGCCATCACCACATTCCCGTCATCGACGAGGAGCGCACACTGGCCGGCATCATCACGCAAACCGATCTTGTCAAGGCCCTGTCACGGGCGATTGGAGCCGGAAGAGAGGCCTGA
- a CDS encoding bifunctional diguanylate cyclase/phosphodiesterase translates to MASFESAIDFFARIDQQGRFLYISEPGLAFIGYHREYLRIVTLRDLVPQEDAPLLEACLRQAQQTGEVQKCTLHLIKTLTYPRLVELRVAPDAIEPGQLLVVGHDVSAWADNEQCLTYAMYHDVLTGLDNLASARHEIERAKQEALDKGYRVALLQIDIDEFHRVNQAFGYEAGDRILHETALRLKSACHAREFVARCYSDAFLILLRDVPDRDYVEEFARRVSDAIQLPYSHEGQTLQLSVRIGAVLFPDRANGCDQLLYHVDEALAQAGRNRGYSFAFYERRAAGNRPDTLRLESDLHSGIRNGEFSLHYQPIVEARNGEVTGIEALMRWHHPVLGAVSPEIFISLAESAGLINFLGGWALKNACMQLMQWDARGIHLQYASVNVSAQQFRDKRFPAAVREAFKLTGLAPRRIVLEITESVLMEDPAHAKTLLEELTDLGVRFAVDDFGTGYSSLAYLQSFPLAALKIDRRFISNLPSSRNDQAIVDAIVGLAGTLGLDLVAEGVETEAQRDLLVASGCELIQGWLVCKALPINELAHKFETGELRPLAN, encoded by the coding sequence GTGGCCTCTTTCGAAAGCGCCATCGATTTCTTCGCGCGCATCGACCAGCAGGGCCGGTTCCTGTATATCTCCGAGCCGGGGCTCGCGTTCATCGGCTATCACCGCGAGTACCTGCGCATCGTCACGCTGCGCGACCTGGTCCCGCAGGAAGACGCGCCCCTGCTCGAAGCCTGCCTGCGGCAGGCCCAGCAGACGGGCGAGGTGCAGAAGTGCACGCTGCACCTGATCAAGACGCTGACCTATCCCCGGCTGGTCGAGCTGCGCGTCGCGCCCGACGCGATCGAACCCGGACAGTTGCTGGTGGTCGGGCATGACGTGTCGGCCTGGGCCGACAACGAGCAGTGCCTGACCTACGCCATGTACCACGACGTGCTGACCGGGCTCGACAACCTGGCGTCGGCGCGCCACGAGATCGAGCGGGCCAAGCAGGAGGCGCTGGACAAGGGCTATCGCGTGGCCCTGCTGCAGATCGACATCGACGAGTTCCATCGCGTCAACCAGGCCTTCGGCTACGAAGCCGGCGACCGCATCCTGCACGAGACCGCGCTGCGGCTCAAGAGCGCCTGCCACGCCCGGGAATTCGTGGCGCGCTGCTACAGCGACGCCTTCCTGATCCTGTTGCGCGACGTGCCCGACCGCGACTACGTCGAGGAATTCGCCCGCCGTGTCTCCGATGCGATCCAGCTCCCGTATTCGCACGAGGGGCAGACGCTGCAACTGTCGGTGCGCATCGGTGCCGTGCTGTTTCCCGACCGGGCCAACGGCTGCGACCAGTTGCTCTACCACGTGGACGAGGCGCTGGCGCAGGCGGGCCGCAATCGCGGCTACAGCTTCGCCTTCTACGAGCGGCGCGCGGCCGGCAACCGGCCCGACACGCTCAGGCTGGAGTCCGACCTGCACAGCGGCATTCGCAACGGCGAGTTTTCGCTGCACTACCAGCCCATCGTCGAGGCGCGCAACGGCGAAGTGACCGGGATCGAGGCCCTGATGCGCTGGCATCATCCGGTCCTGGGCGCCGTCTCGCCCGAGATATTCATCTCGCTGGCGGAGTCGGCCGGCCTGATCAACTTCCTGGGCGGATGGGCCCTGAAGAATGCCTGCATGCAGCTCATGCAGTGGGACGCGCGCGGCATCCACCTGCAATACGCCAGCGTCAACGTCTCGGCCCAGCAGTTCCGCGACAAGCGTTTCCCCGCGGCGGTGCGCGAGGCGTTCAAGCTGACGGGGCTGGCGCCCCGGCGCATCGTGCTCGAAATTACCGAAAGCGTGCTGATGGAGGATCCGGCCCACGCCAAGACCCTGCTCGAGGAACTGACCGATCTGGGCGTGCGATTCGCCGTGGACGACTTCGGCACCGGCTATTCCAGCCTGGCCTATCTGCAGAGCTTTCCGCTGGCCGCGCTGAAGATCGACCGGCGTTTCATCAGCAACCTGCCTTCCTCGCGCAACGACCAGGCCATCGTCGATGCCATCGTGGGGCTGGCCGGCACGCTGGGCCTGGACCTGGTGGCCGAGGGCGTCGAAACCGAGGCCCAGCGCGACCTGCTGGTGGCCAGCGGCTGCGAATTGATCCAGGGCTGGCTGGTCTGCAAGGCCCTGCCCATCAACGAGCTGGCGCACAAGTTCGAAACCGGCGAGCTGCGGCCGCTGGCGAACTGA
- a CDS encoding HDOD domain-containing protein, with the protein MPDIQQRHALTRKLWSRINERGDFPLLSDSLRATISAMKGDDHDITALAQIVLSDFTLTQRVIRLANSAMYMAFGGNITTVSRALVVLGIEAVGHLVLGLKLVDHFQQSHLQLQRLDAKLELNRAMLAGCVARRVCEVRELLTSEEAVVCTLMRQLGKLLCIFYLESEWTQIREHALEYRRTEDEVSAEVLGISFEELAEDAAERWGLPAVIRRGMEPFDLAGLPADQDIVLDHDPWLRAVASFSVQMSRSMTIAGGDVELRERRMRETVQRYARALAVEPEPLYEIMEELTRERASQRFIQEIDDLHAESTQGGSHNAERTLREGMRDLRSLPSEHHLGPVLAMASEAMLAGMQFSRTIVFVRDPRRHTFEARLGFGRGIEQLLPQLRFNEIFSVDVFHLAITNSVGIFIENACDPKFSVHIPRWFRDAVPDSHAFVLLPVRADKDTVALIYGDWNSAQLARKILPEEMAALNELARELGRFFGHARTAAREAP; encoded by the coding sequence ATGCCGGACATCCAACAACGCCACGCGTTGACCCGCAAGCTGTGGTCGCGCATCAACGAGCGCGGCGACTTTCCGCTGCTGTCCGACTCCCTGCGCGCCACCATCTCGGCAATGAAGGGAGACGACCACGACATCACGGCGCTGGCCCAGATCGTGTTGTCGGACTTCACGCTGACGCAGCGCGTCATCCGCCTGGCCAACTCGGCCATGTACATGGCCTTCGGCGGCAACATCACCACGGTGTCCCGCGCGCTGGTCGTGCTCGGCATCGAGGCCGTGGGCCACCTGGTGCTGGGGCTCAAGCTGGTCGACCATTTCCAGCAGTCGCACCTGCAACTGCAGCGGCTGGACGCCAAGCTGGAGCTGAACCGGGCGATGCTGGCCGGCTGCGTGGCGCGCAGGGTATGCGAGGTGCGCGAGCTGCTGACCAGCGAGGAAGCCGTGGTCTGCACGCTGATGCGCCAGCTCGGCAAGCTGCTGTGCATCTTCTATCTCGAGAGCGAGTGGACCCAGATCCGCGAGCATGCCCTGGAGTACCGCCGCACCGAGGACGAAGTGTCGGCCGAGGTGCTGGGCATCAGCTTCGAGGAACTGGCCGAGGACGCCGCCGAGCGTTGGGGGCTGCCGGCGGTGATCCGGCGCGGCATGGAGCCCTTCGACCTTGCCGGCCTGCCAGCCGACCAGGACATCGTGCTGGACCACGACCCGTGGCTGCGCGCGGTGGCCAGCTTCTCGGTGCAGATGTCGCGCAGCATGACCATCGCGGGCGGCGACGTCGAGCTGCGCGAGCGCCGGATGCGCGAGACGGTGCAGCGCTATGCGCGCGCGCTGGCGGTCGAGCCCGAGCCGCTGTACGAGATCATGGAGGAACTGACCCGCGAGCGGGCCAGCCAGCGCTTCATCCAGGAAATCGACGACCTGCACGCCGAATCGACGCAGGGCGGTTCGCACAATGCCGAGCGCACGCTGCGCGAAGGCATGCGCGACCTGCGCTCGCTGCCGTCCGAGCACCACCTGGGTCCGGTGCTGGCCATGGCGTCCGAGGCCATGCTGGCGGGCATGCAGTTCTCGCGCACCATCGTTTTCGTGCGCGATCCACGCCGCCATACCTTCGAGGCGCGGCTGGGGTTCGGCCGCGGCATCGAACAGTTACTCCCTCAATTGCGCTTCAATGAGATATTCTCGGTGGACGTCTTCCACCTGGCCATCACCAATTCAGTGGGAATCTTCATCGAGAACGCCTGCGACCCCAAGTTCAGCGTCCACATCCCGCGCTGGTTCCGCGATGCCGTGCCCGATTCGCACGCCTTCGTGCTGCTGCCCGTGCGCGCCGACAAGGACACCGTGGCGCTGATCTACGGCGACTGGAACAGCGCGCAGCTGGCTCGCAAGATCCTTCCCGAGGAAATGGCCGCCCTGAACGAGCTGGCGCGGGAACTGGGCCGATTCTTCGGCCATGCCCGCACGGCGGCTCGCGAAGCGCCTTGA
- a CDS encoding DUF2157 domain-containing protein — MSGGRDALHRQLIELARRKALSARAAEEGLRLAAVLPDGPAWRRFLEHVCAYGGALACAAGIIFLVAFNWQEWPPIAKFSLLQALLAAAAAGAWRLGTARPAGRVALLFAMILCGALLAYLGQHYQTGADSYQLFLAWGLVILPWVAASRSAAAWALLLVLANLAVQLYVGRFSPFLLAALDGGWPHPWLFWLNLAAVAAAEGLGGRLIDGGRLRFLPRLAGVLVLAAIVGALFGAILGEARAGGILAWATRAVMALVLAGGFLFYQWRRDLPMLTLCCLAAIAVATAGLARLLAEGDPGELSLLVVGGFLIAASAGAAAWLRRLQARWAGEAA; from the coding sequence TTGAGCGGCGGCCGCGACGCCTTGCATCGCCAGTTGATCGAACTGGCACGGCGAAAGGCGCTGTCGGCCCGGGCGGCGGAGGAGGGGCTGCGGTTGGCGGCGGTGCTGCCCGACGGACCGGCCTGGCGGCGTTTCCTCGAACACGTCTGCGCCTACGGGGGCGCGCTGGCCTGCGCCGCGGGCATCATCTTCCTGGTGGCCTTCAACTGGCAGGAATGGCCGCCCATCGCCAAGTTTTCCCTGTTGCAAGCCCTGCTGGCGGCCGCCGCCGCGGGGGCGTGGCGCCTGGGCACGGCGCGGCCGGCGGGCCGGGTGGCGCTGCTGTTCGCGATGATCCTGTGCGGCGCGCTGCTGGCCTATCTCGGCCAGCACTACCAGACCGGGGCCGACAGCTACCAGTTGTTCCTGGCGTGGGGCCTTGTCATCCTGCCCTGGGTGGCCGCGTCGCGGTCGGCCGCGGCGTGGGCGCTGCTGCTGGTGCTGGCCAACCTGGCGGTCCAGCTTTACGTAGGGCGGTTCTCGCCTTTCCTGCTGGCCGCGCTGGACGGAGGATGGCCACATCCCTGGCTGTTCTGGCTGAACCTGGCCGCCGTCGCGGCGGCCGAAGGGTTGGGCGGCCGGCTGATCGACGGCGGCCGGCTGCGTTTCCTGCCCCGGCTGGCCGGCGTGCTGGTGCTGGCCGCCATCGTCGGCGCACTGTTCGGCGCGATCCTGGGCGAAGCGCGCGCCGGCGGCATCCTGGCCTGGGCCACGCGGGCCGTGATGGCCTTGGTCCTGGCCGGCGGTTTCCTGTTCTACCAGTGGCGCCGGGACCTGCCCATGCTTACCCTGTGCTGCCTGGCGGCGATCGCGGTCGCGACGGCAGGGCTCGCGCGGCTGCTGGCCGAAGGCGATCCGGGCGAGCTCTCGCTGCTTGTCGTAGGCGGTTTCCTGATCGCGGCCTCGGCCGGCGCCGCCGCCTGGCTGCGGCGTTTGCAGGCCCGGTGGGCGGGAGAGGCGGCATGA
- a CDS encoding DUF4401 domain-containing protein produces the protein MTGLPQVWDELRRQGLAEGDVPPAMPAEAAMPWHVRLMLGVCGWLGGLLLLVFAGLVVPDPFDSHSLVVVGVLLLIVARMLLHGQPPELRAQFALSLCLAGYGAVAVAGAAWLPVWGTFLAAAGLGLVLAAVMPHAIARCFGVLALLLAGEGCLRELGWPSPVPAIAAWTCAATWLDETRWAHRLGQIQAPLAWGATLALWVLGLAGALLPGMDLSVPPAWRGLAWAAYLLAALPLAWVAWRLSARARPAVRGWAAGTACVLVLAGAWVPGVAFGLMTALLGHARARIPLWVGGLLVALWSIGWFYYAQAWSLPRKAAVLLALGGVLLLAWRGIARLGAPEAGHE, from the coding sequence ATGACCGGCCTGCCGCAGGTCTGGGACGAATTGCGCCGGCAGGGGCTGGCCGAGGGCGATGTCCCGCCCGCGATGCCGGCCGAAGCCGCCATGCCCTGGCACGTGCGCCTGATGCTGGGCGTGTGCGGCTGGCTGGGCGGCCTTCTGCTGCTGGTCTTCGCCGGACTGGTCGTGCCGGATCCCTTCGACTCGCACAGCCTGGTGGTGGTGGGCGTGCTGTTGCTGATCGTCGCCCGCATGCTGCTGCACGGCCAGCCGCCCGAACTGCGCGCGCAGTTCGCGCTCAGCCTCTGCCTGGCGGGCTACGGTGCCGTCGCCGTCGCCGGCGCGGCCTGGTTGCCCGTCTGGGGGACTTTCCTGGCGGCAGCGGGACTGGGGCTGGTCCTGGCGGCCGTCATGCCGCATGCGATCGCTCGCTGTTTCGGCGTCCTGGCCTTGCTGCTGGCGGGCGAGGGGTGTTTGCGCGAGCTGGGCTGGCCCAGTCCCGTGCCGGCCATCGCGGCCTGGACCTGCGCGGCGACCTGGCTGGACGAGACCCGGTGGGCGCATCGTCTGGGACAAATCCAGGCACCGCTGGCCTGGGGCGCGACGCTGGCGCTGTGGGTGCTGGGCCTGGCCGGCGCGCTGCTGCCCGGCATGGACCTGTCGGTGCCGCCCGCCTGGCGTGGCCTGGCCTGGGCGGCGTATTTGCTGGCGGCGTTGCCGCTGGCCTGGGTGGCCTGGCGCCTGTCGGCCCGCGCGCGCCCGGCCGTCCGCGGCTGGGCCGCCGGTACCGCGTGCGTGCTGGTGCTGGCCGGGGCCTGGGTCCCGGGCGTGGCCTTCGGCCTGATGACCGCGCTGCTGGGCCATGCCCGTGCCCGTATTCCGCTCTGGGTAGGCGGGCTGCTGGTGGCGCTGTGGAGCATAGGGTGGTTCTACTACGCGCAGGCCTGGTCCCTGCCGCGCAAGGCGGCGGTGCTGCTGGCGCTGGGGGGCGTGCTGCTGCTGGCCTGGCGCGGCATCGCCCGGTTGGGCGCGCCGGAGGCCGGCCATGAGTGA